A genomic segment from Cyanobium sp. NIES-981 encodes:
- a CDS encoding helicase-related protein: MTSTLSQPTSSQPPALPDIPSPGSIVKVRGREWVTLPQSRVEKQDQVLRLRPLGGGDQTIATLFWPLEGEQVKPASFALPDPALSGSQSSALLLRDALLLKLRAGAGPFRCLGNVALEPRPYQLVPLLMALKQEVSRVLIADEVGLGKTVEALLIARELLDRGEIRKVTVICPPHLCEKWKSDMIRQFNLAAEVVRPGTAQKLERGLPAGKSIFDVIPFTVVSLDWIKSDRNREGFLRSCGEFVIVDEAHTCAARKGGGRQQRYVLLRGLAADPQRHLVLLTATPHSGDKEAFDNLLGLLDPKFEGLSEMPEGQRRKDLRDELGNYFVQRRRLDLKEEWGTEGADFPDRETREATYTLSGDWGRLFDDVLAYARELVERSVGESKLRQRMSWWAALALLRCVSSSPAAASASLRTKLFNLQNGADAASAPSDDELADDLEAMATLAVLDGAEEEFSAEEAAPGADLAESADAGLLKDLIERSDRLRGKAHDPKLKQLLKELKGLLAEGFRPVIFCRFRPTAHYLAEQLEEELPKRAHVVMAVTGDLPPEERVERIRELQQELANGKVPVLVATDCLSEGIDLQHTFDAVMHYDLCWNPTRHEQREGRVDRFGQARSAVRALMLHGGDSNPVDERVRTVILEKEKTIRKELGVSVPIPGNANTITQAVLGGIFGKAAKAIQGFLNLGLPGFGGSGSDLDAVIDAEWQSAKENAKATRTIFAQRSLKPEEALREWDRTRESLGSADAVERLVLNACRRLNLPIGALPAAGGWELDLTRLEDNRQALNERLRNHDLGGKLRLSFRSPARDGSQLLSRSHPLVVELADFVAERALSGLEPELAARASVIRTKAVAKRTQVLVLRLRHQLHQSRWTGNQYEALPDLLVEECLTARVNGDGLEPLEGAAALELLEAPASGNIDPGQRQQWLQEAVAELDALQPALAALAERRADLAEEDHRRVREASLRSGESLRMRFRCEPSLPVDVIGLIVLLPAPNL, from the coding sequence ATGACCAGCACCCTCAGCCAGCCCACCTCCAGCCAACCCCCAGCGCTGCCCGACATCCCCAGCCCCGGCTCGATCGTCAAGGTGCGCGGGCGGGAGTGGGTGACGCTGCCCCAGAGCCGCGTGGAGAAGCAGGACCAGGTGCTGCGGCTGCGGCCCCTGGGCGGCGGGGATCAGACGATCGCCACCCTGTTCTGGCCGCTGGAGGGCGAGCAGGTGAAGCCGGCCAGCTTTGCCCTGCCGGATCCGGCCCTCAGCGGCTCCCAGAGCTCGGCGCTGCTGCTGCGCGATGCCCTGCTGCTCAAGCTGCGCGCCGGTGCGGGCCCGTTCCGCTGCCTGGGCAATGTGGCGCTGGAGCCCCGGCCATACCAGTTGGTGCCGCTGCTGATGGCGCTCAAGCAGGAGGTGAGTCGGGTGCTGATCGCCGATGAAGTGGGCCTCGGCAAAACGGTGGAGGCGCTGCTGATCGCCCGGGAACTGCTCGATCGCGGTGAGATCCGCAAGGTCACGGTGATCTGCCCGCCGCACCTGTGTGAGAAGTGGAAGAGCGACATGATCCGCCAGTTCAACCTGGCGGCCGAGGTGGTGCGGCCTGGCACGGCCCAGAAGCTGGAGCGGGGCCTGCCGGCCGGCAAGTCGATCTTTGATGTGATCCCGTTCACGGTGGTGAGCCTCGACTGGATCAAGAGCGACCGCAACCGCGAGGGCTTCCTGCGCAGCTGCGGCGAGTTCGTGATCGTGGACGAGGCCCACACCTGCGCGGCCCGCAAGGGGGGCGGGCGCCAGCAGCGCTATGTGCTGCTGCGGGGCCTGGCCGCTGATCCCCAGCGCCACTTGGTGCTGCTCACCGCGACCCCCCACAGCGGCGACAAGGAGGCGTTCGACAACCTGCTCGGGCTGCTCGATCCCAAGTTCGAGGGCCTCAGCGAGATGCCCGAGGGTCAGCGCCGCAAGGACCTGCGCGATGAGCTGGGCAACTACTTCGTGCAGCGCCGCCGGCTCGATCTCAAGGAAGAGTGGGGCACCGAGGGAGCCGACTTCCCCGATCGTGAAACCCGCGAGGCCACTTACACCCTCAGCGGCGACTGGGGACGTCTATTCGATGACGTGCTGGCCTATGCCCGTGAACTCGTGGAGCGGAGCGTTGGCGAAAGCAAGTTGCGCCAGCGGATGAGCTGGTGGGCGGCCCTGGCGTTGCTGCGCTGCGTCAGCAGCAGCCCCGCCGCAGCCTCCGCCTCCCTGCGCACCAAGCTGTTCAATCTCCAGAACGGCGCTGATGCCGCCTCGGCGCCCAGTGATGACGAGCTGGCCGATGACCTGGAAGCCATGGCCACCCTGGCCGTGCTCGACGGCGCCGAAGAGGAGTTCAGCGCAGAAGAAGCAGCCCCGGGAGCCGATCTGGCGGAGTCGGCCGATGCCGGGCTGTTGAAGGATCTGATCGAGCGCTCGGATCGCCTGCGCGGCAAGGCCCACGATCCCAAGCTCAAGCAGCTGCTGAAGGAGCTCAAGGGGCTGCTGGCGGAGGGCTTCCGGCCAGTGATCTTCTGCCGTTTCCGGCCCACAGCTCACTACCTGGCGGAGCAACTGGAGGAGGAACTGCCCAAGCGCGCGCATGTGGTGATGGCCGTCACCGGTGATCTGCCGCCGGAGGAGCGGGTGGAGCGCATCCGCGAGCTGCAGCAGGAGCTGGCGAACGGCAAGGTGCCCGTGCTGGTGGCCACCGACTGCCTCTCGGAGGGCATCGACCTGCAGCACACCTTCGATGCGGTGATGCACTACGACCTCTGCTGGAACCCCACCCGCCACGAGCAGCGCGAGGGTCGGGTGGATCGCTTTGGCCAGGCTCGCAGTGCCGTGCGGGCGCTGATGCTGCACGGCGGCGACTCCAACCCGGTGGATGAGCGGGTGCGGACGGTGATCCTCGAAAAGGAGAAGACGATCCGCAAGGAGCTGGGGGTGAGCGTGCCGATCCCCGGCAACGCCAACACCATCACCCAGGCGGTTCTGGGCGGGATCTTCGGGAAGGCCGCCAAGGCAATTCAGGGGTTCCTCAACCTCGGCCTGCCTGGCTTCGGTGGTTCTGGATCAGACCTTGATGCCGTGATTGACGCCGAATGGCAGAGCGCCAAGGAGAACGCCAAGGCCACGCGCACGATCTTTGCCCAGCGCAGCCTCAAACCGGAGGAAGCCCTCCGCGAATGGGACCGCACGCGCGAATCCCTCGGCAGCGCCGATGCGGTGGAGCGGCTGGTGCTCAACGCCTGCCGCCGCCTCAACCTGCCGATCGGGGCGTTGCCGGCTGCAGGTGGCTGGGAGCTCGATCTCACCCGCCTGGAGGACAACCGCCAGGCCCTGAACGAGCGCCTGCGCAACCACGACCTCGGCGGCAAGCTGCGGCTCAGTTTCCGCTCCCCTGCCCGTGACGGCAGCCAGCTGCTCAGCCGCTCCCATCCGCTGGTGGTGGAGCTGGCCGATTTCGTGGCCGAGCGGGCCCTCAGCGGACTGGAGCCTGAGCTGGCGGCTCGCGCCTCCGTGATCCGCACCAAGGCGGTGGCCAAACGCACCCAGGTGCTGGTGCTGCGGCTGCGGCACCAGCTGCACCAGTCGCGGTGGACGGGCAATCAGTACGAGGCCCTGCCCGATCTGCTGGTGGAGGAATGCCTCACGGCCCGGGTGAACGGTGATGGTTTGGAACCACTGGAGGGTGCCGCAGCGCTGGAGCTGCTGGAAGCCCCCGCCAGCGGCAACATCGATCCGGGGCAGCGCCAGCAGTGGCTTCAAGAGGCGGTGGCAGAGCTCGATGCTCTGCAGCCGGCATTGGCGGCCTTGGCTGAGCGGCGTGCCGATCTGGCGGAGGAAGACCACCGCCGCGTACGCGAGGCCTCGCTGCGCTCGGGGGAATCGCTGCGGATGCGCTTTCGCTGTGAACCGAGCCTGCCGGTGGATGTGATCGGCCTGATTGTTCTCCTCCCTGCCCCCAACCTTTGA